A window from Neobacillus sp. PS3-40 encodes these proteins:
- the gpmA gene encoding 2,3-diphosphoglycerate-dependent phosphoglycerate mutase — protein sequence MKILVFIRHGQSQYNLENRFTGWSDIDLTDDGYNEAREAGTILKKHGFSFDVAHTSVLKRAIRTLWIILHEMDLVWIPIQKSWRLNERHYGALQGMDKAEIIEKFGENQVNKWRRSADVRPPEITSANHLSELSDPKYSNVKKEDIPFTESLLDTEKRALVYWNEQIVPCLKENKRIIISAHGNTLRALIKYLDEIPDDGVISLNIPNSIPLIYVLDENLKPIRHYYLGTDGEMGEEAIPKHMDFNDPENHDWIG from the coding sequence TTGAAAATTCTTGTTTTCATTCGGCATGGGCAAAGCCAATATAATCTTGAAAATCGCTTCACTGGCTGGAGCGACATTGATTTGACTGATGATGGCTATAACGAGGCAAGAGAAGCGGGTACGATATTGAAGAAACATGGTTTTAGTTTTGATGTTGCCCATACCTCCGTTTTGAAACGAGCTATCAGAACGTTATGGATTATTCTCCATGAGATGGACTTAGTATGGATTCCTATTCAAAAATCATGGAGATTAAACGAGCGTCATTATGGTGCACTCCAAGGGATGGACAAAGCTGAGATAATTGAAAAATTCGGAGAAAATCAAGTAAATAAGTGGCGGAGGTCTGCGGATGTGCGCCCACCAGAAATTACTTCAGCAAATCATCTATCCGAGCTGTCTGATCCAAAATACTCCAATGTAAAAAAAGAAGACATTCCCTTTACTGAAAGTCTCCTAGATACCGAAAAACGTGCTTTAGTCTATTGGAATGAGCAGATTGTTCCTTGCTTGAAAGAGAATAAACGCATTATTATCTCTGCACATGGCAATACCTTAAGAGCGCTCATCAAATACTTGGACGAAATTCCTGACGATGGTGTAATAAGTTTAAACATTCCGAACAGCATTCCACTTATCTATGTATTGGATGAAAACTTAAAACCTATTAGGCATTATTACTTGGGAACAGATGGAGAAATGGGGGAGGAGGCTATACCAAAACACATGGATTTCAATGATCCGGAAAACCATGATTGGATAGGTTAG
- a CDS encoding cytochrome c3 family protein, whose product MKRLMIGLLFSAALIFIFFNSQILAQNKQNSTTSNKASSKLVSTNIQSLNSSASSQQTHGSYQNNTNACASCHQTHNSSSEKLLTSDGIYSTCVSCHDGTLGIYNVFLPSTAGTFQGTTGGNPSMHVASGSLTIKSAPGGISGAHLSDDQIKAKGGNWTTEFNCASCHSPHGSYSDRLLHYNPNNMGNTNLKEGGNKAVLIPIFSYSATILSKKQIDSKEASGYPFILIRGTKANLGIIDSKINDNDTVIALYEWNTVGGQDKYRRLDNPWLYGVTYGAQRTYWTQFFKTETPDFTLGSDGEYKNVIDFSDEDVHFQFNKGYIYSSGTQLNEVIRGDIAQAYVVRLDKVKISTYGDIPVYAINQSALHQGPVDPKGTALNDSSINKITTSDGTEVAVGLGKAMSKFCSACHTDYLAHSSKEVGYFNTSEYRHSTDLDQYNCVRCHFAHGTDVTLMRDARGNTIRDLMTINNWSEAESKTYLLDSNPDSALKRYTDMAVCYACHGNLATEQIYNNPYAAQDDLYKNMPDMIPYSEQTTN is encoded by the coding sequence ATGAAACGGTTGATGATAGGTTTACTTTTTAGTGCGGCTTTAATTTTTATCTTTTTCAATAGCCAAATCCTTGCGCAAAACAAACAAAACTCTACAACTTCGAATAAAGCTTCCTCTAAGCTTGTTAGCACGAATATACAGAGTCTTAATAGCTCAGCAAGCAGTCAACAAACACATGGTTCTTATCAAAACAATACAAATGCGTGTGCAAGTTGCCACCAAACACATAATTCTAGTTCAGAAAAATTACTGACATCAGATGGAATATATAGCACTTGTGTTTCGTGCCACGATGGGACATTGGGAATTTACAACGTCTTCCTCCCATCCACTGCTGGTACATTTCAAGGAACAACAGGTGGGAATCCTTCCATGCACGTTGCCTCAGGTTCATTAACGATTAAATCAGCTCCCGGGGGAATAAGTGGAGCTCATTTGAGTGATGATCAAATAAAGGCAAAGGGTGGGAACTGGACAACTGAGTTTAACTGCGCAAGTTGCCACAGTCCACATGGCTCGTATAGCGACCGACTTCTTCATTACAATCCAAACAATATGGGAAATACGAATCTAAAGGAAGGCGGTAACAAGGCAGTCTTAATTCCCATCTTCTCTTATAGCGCGACCATTTTATCAAAAAAACAAATAGATTCGAAGGAAGCGAGCGGGTATCCATTTATTTTAATCAGAGGAACCAAAGCAAACCTTGGTATTATTGATAGTAAAATTAACGATAATGATACCGTGATTGCCTTATATGAATGGAATACAGTTGGGGGGCAAGATAAGTATCGTCGATTAGATAATCCTTGGCTTTATGGGGTTACCTATGGGGCACAAAGAACCTATTGGACACAGTTCTTTAAGACAGAAACACCCGATTTCACATTAGGCTCGGATGGGGAGTATAAAAATGTGATTGATTTTAGCGATGAAGATGTCCATTTCCAATTTAACAAAGGCTATATTTATAGTAGCGGTACTCAGCTAAATGAAGTCATCCGCGGAGATATTGCTCAGGCATATGTTGTGAGACTAGATAAGGTTAAGATTTCTACTTATGGTGATATTCCTGTTTATGCTATTAATCAATCCGCATTGCATCAAGGACCAGTCGATCCCAAAGGGACAGCGCTCAATGACAGCTCTATTAATAAAATAACAACTTCTGATGGCACAGAGGTTGCTGTTGGTTTAGGTAAAGCAATGAGCAAATTTTGTTCAGCCTGCCACACTGATTACTTAGCACACTCCAGCAAGGAAGTGGGGTATTTTAATACTAGCGAATATCGTCACTCCACTGACCTGGATCAGTATAATTGTGTCCGCTGCCACTTTGCCCATGGTACCGATGTAACGCTTATGCGTGATGCAAGGGGAAATACCATTCGAGACTTAATGACAATAAATAACTGGTCAGAAGCCGAATCCAAGACCTATTTGCTGGATAGTAATCCTGATTCCGCTCTCAAGCGCTATACCGATATGGCAGTTTGCTATGCCTGCCATGGAAATTTAGCTACCGAACAAATCTATAACAACCCATATGCAGCACAGGACGATCTGTATAAAAACATGCCGGATATGATTCCATATTCTGAGCAGACTACGAATTAA
- a CDS encoding sugar phosphate isomerase/epimerase — MSKVIVPLNAFNVQDVLEKGQESFFQIIHASEANGVEIRRELFPKVILPLSCIREELTKYPLFTVYSAPVELWKNDGSINLEDVQQIFQEADQIGASWLKVSLGHFCKEKSDVQLLKQILLKEGNIQLLVENDQTIYGGNIQNLKSFFEEISKNDVPVKMTFDIGNWFYSGESVQEAIESLKEYVIYLHLKHVENRHNRLITLPLPTNESAQWRKAVEQFPTNLNRALEFPIQPSSQLALFVKLVGKRHEKVGKKVCSS; from the coding sequence ATGAGTAAAGTAATAGTTCCTTTAAATGCTTTTAACGTACAAGATGTGTTGGAAAAGGGACAGGAATCTTTCTTTCAGATCATACATGCATCAGAGGCTAATGGAGTTGAGATTAGGCGAGAGCTATTTCCAAAAGTTATTCTTCCCCTTTCGTGCATTCGAGAGGAACTTACTAAATATCCATTATTTACGGTATATTCTGCCCCTGTAGAACTATGGAAAAATGATGGTTCAATTAATTTAGAAGATGTACAGCAAATTTTTCAGGAAGCCGATCAAATTGGTGCAAGTTGGCTCAAAGTATCATTAGGCCATTTTTGTAAAGAAAAATCGGATGTTCAATTATTAAAACAGATTTTACTAAAAGAAGGAAATATCCAATTGCTAGTGGAAAACGACCAAACGATTTATGGTGGAAATATTCAAAATCTGAAATCCTTTTTTGAGGAGATTAGTAAAAATGATGTACCTGTAAAAATGACATTTGATATTGGTAACTGGTTTTATTCTGGAGAAAGCGTTCAGGAAGCAATTGAGAGCCTTAAAGAGTATGTAATATATCTGCATTTAAAGCATGTTGAGAATCGACATAACAGACTCATAACCCTTCCACTTCCAACGAATGAAAGCGCTCAATGGAGAAAAGCCGTTGAACAGTTTCCAACAAATTTAAATAGAGCTTTAGAATTTCCCATTCAACCGAGTAGCCAATTGGCGTTATTTGTTAAACTGGTGGGGAAGCGGCATGAGAAGGTGGGTAAAAAAGTATGCAGCAGCTAG
- a CDS encoding bifunctional 4-hydroxy-2-oxoglutarate aldolase/2-dehydro-3-deoxy-phosphogluconate aldolase: MGMEEIKNRGVVAVIRGASPKTIIPIGEALRKGGLTALEITMETPFALSTIEAAAKHFDTDMFIGAGTVLDSETARAAIMAGAKFIFSPTVRKETIMMAKRYGVISVPGAFTPTEMVTAYEYGADIIKVFPAGSVGPDYLKAIAGPLPQIPLMPTGGVGLHNAREYIKAGAIAIGVGSTLVDTNCEMTEEYFSQLTEKAQQFMMAVEQARL, encoded by the coding sequence ATGGGAATGGAAGAGATAAAAAACCGAGGTGTTGTTGCTGTTATCCGTGGTGCATCGCCAAAAACGATTATTCCTATTGGAGAGGCATTGAGGAAGGGTGGGCTAACTGCGCTTGAAATCACGATGGAAACGCCATTTGCTCTTTCCACTATAGAAGCAGCTGCAAAACACTTTGATACTGATATGTTTATTGGTGCAGGAACCGTTCTAGATTCGGAAACTGCGAGGGCTGCCATAATGGCAGGGGCAAAGTTTATCTTTTCTCCAACTGTTCGTAAAGAAACGATCATGATGGCAAAACGGTACGGTGTGATCAGTGTGCCAGGAGCTTTTACTCCAACGGAAATGGTGACTGCATATGAATATGGTGCGGATATTATTAAGGTATTCCCGGCAGGATCAGTAGGACCAGACTATTTAAAAGCCATTGCAGGGCCACTCCCACAAATCCCGTTAATGCCGACAGGCGGCGTTGGCCTGCATAACGCCCGGGAATATATTAAAGCGGGAGCTATTGCAATTGGAGTAGGTAGTACACTTGTCGACACAAACTGTGAAATGACAGAAGAGTATTTTTCACAGCTTACTGAAAAAGCACAACAATTCATGATGGCAGTCGAACAGGCTAGATTATAA
- a CDS encoding GTP cyclohydrolase II: MLTANAVDMLKDKIKLIQQNEKVIYLVGPIKLPVNLDGKTVTFQWYCWLQCEELMDSTEKIIDKLSSVNLAEMQQSSVLVYGDFKNAEDAVVRMHSICHTGDIFGSKRCDCGYQLKESMKMIVDHGTGALFYLANHEGRGIGLFSKAMAYVLQENGMDTVEANLSLGFKDDVRNYDDAIEVLKSLRSKQVAIITNNPRKMEALRKSGFDISDREPLWGDESEFNKLYLQTKVNRSGHFKGGQPNE, translated from the coding sequence ATGCTTACAGCAAATGCGGTTGATATGCTAAAAGATAAAATAAAATTGATTCAACAGAATGAAAAGGTGATTTATTTGGTTGGTCCCATAAAGTTACCAGTGAATCTTGATGGTAAGACGGTGACTTTCCAATGGTACTGCTGGCTGCAATGCGAAGAATTAATGGATAGCACGGAGAAAATTATTGATAAATTATCGTCCGTTAATTTAGCTGAGATGCAACAATCAAGTGTCCTTGTTTATGGTGATTTTAAAAATGCTGAGGATGCGGTTGTTCGCATGCACAGTATCTGTCATACCGGTGATATTTTCGGCAGCAAGCGCTGTGATTGTGGATACCAATTAAAAGAGTCGATGAAGATGATTGTTGATCATGGAACGGGCGCCCTCTTTTATTTAGCAAATCATGAGGGCCGCGGAATTGGACTGTTTAGTAAAGCGATGGCATACGTCCTGCAGGAAAATGGAATGGATACAGTTGAGGCAAATTTAAGCCTTGGCTTTAAGGATGATGTCCGTAATTATGATGATGCAATTGAAGTACTGAAATCACTCAGATCAAAACAAGTTGCGATCATAACAAATAATCCACGTAAAATGGAAGCATTGCGTAAATCTGGTTTTGATATCTCTGACCGCGAACCGTTATGGGGAGATGAATCAGAGTTTAATAAACTTTATCTTCAGACAAAAGTTAATCGTTCTGGACATTTCAAGGGTGGACAACCCAATGAATGA
- a CDS encoding MFS transporter: MIQTLAKQRWLRLIPIAFITYSLAYLDRANYGFGAAAGLANDLHITPGISSLLGSLFFLGYFFFQIPGAHYAENKSAKKLIFWSLILWGGLASCTGLISNVKVLFVIRFMLGVVESAVMPAMLVFLSHWFTKAERSRANTFLILGNPATVLWMSILSGYLLKSFSWRFMFIFEGAPAIIWAFFWWKLVNDKPKDAKWLTESEKALLDEELQKEQQGIKPVKSYKEAFKSKTVILLSFQYALWSIGVYGFVMWLPSIIKAAPNMDIVKTGWLSSIPYILSIVLMLTASYFSDKTLNRKLFVWPFLLIGAIAFYCSYLIGTSNFWLSFVLLVIAGGAMYAPYGPFFAIIPEILPRNVAGGAMALINSMGALGSFVGSYVVGYLNGTTGGFGASYMFMAGALLLSAILTIVATNQSKSEKENMRASA; the protein is encoded by the coding sequence ATGATACAAACACTTGCAAAGCAAAGATGGCTACGCCTTATTCCAATCGCCTTTATTACGTACAGTCTTGCCTATTTAGATAGGGCAAACTATGGATTTGGTGCAGCAGCAGGATTAGCAAACGATCTTCATATAACACCTGGAATTTCATCATTATTAGGATCATTGTTTTTCTTAGGCTACTTTTTCTTTCAAATTCCAGGTGCACATTATGCAGAAAATAAAAGTGCCAAAAAACTAATTTTTTGGTCATTGATTTTATGGGGCGGACTTGCTTCATGTACAGGACTAATTTCTAATGTAAAAGTATTATTTGTCATTCGTTTTATGCTAGGTGTTGTTGAAAGTGCTGTCATGCCGGCTATGCTTGTTTTCTTAAGTCACTGGTTCACAAAAGCTGAAAGATCAAGAGCAAATACCTTTTTAATCTTAGGAAATCCAGCAACAGTATTATGGATGTCTATTTTATCAGGATATTTGTTAAAATCGTTTAGCTGGAGATTTATGTTTATCTTCGAAGGAGCTCCTGCAATCATTTGGGCATTTTTCTGGTGGAAGCTAGTAAACGACAAACCGAAGGATGCAAAATGGTTAACTGAAAGTGAAAAAGCATTATTAGATGAAGAATTGCAAAAAGAACAACAGGGTATCAAGCCTGTTAAAAGCTATAAAGAAGCATTTAAATCAAAAACTGTTATTTTACTAAGCTTTCAATATGCTTTATGGAGTATTGGTGTTTATGGATTCGTTATGTGGTTACCTTCTATTATAAAAGCAGCCCCAAATATGGACATTGTTAAAACAGGATGGCTTTCCTCCATTCCATATATTTTGTCTATTGTGTTGATGTTAACTGCATCATACTTTTCTGATAAAACATTAAATCGTAAATTATTTGTATGGCCGTTTCTATTGATCGGTGCAATCGCTTTCTATTGTTCATACTTAATCGGCACAAGCAATTTCTGGTTATCCTTTGTTCTGTTAGTCATTGCAGGTGGTGCAATGTATGCTCCGTATGGGCCGTTCTTTGCGATTATTCCTGAAATTCTACCTCGAAATGTTGCAGGTGGAGCAATGGCATTAATCAATAGTATGGGTGCATTAGGATCCTTCGTAGGTTCTTATGTTGTCGGATACTTAAATGGAACAACGGGTGGATTTGGTGCATCATACATGTTTATGGCAGGAGCACTTCTTCTTTCTGCAATCCTAACTATTGTGGCAACAAACCAATCAAAATCAGAAAAAGAAAACATGCGTGCAAGTGCATAA
- a CDS encoding alpha-galactosidase → MVIHFDSDQQVFHLQGKDTSYCMQIVGSGFLTHLYWGKKITSYHGSNPILFANRRFSPNPDPSDRTFSLDTLPQEYPAYGNTDFRAPAYQIQLENGSTITDLRYKKYFIYKGKQKLAGLPATYIENDHEAESIDIFLEDSLIGLSVILTYTVFESYNVITRSVRFQNQGREQLKIIRALSANIDFRDDQFDFLTLYGAHINERNIERRPVSPGNQSIESRRGASSHQQNPFFALLRKDVTEDHGDVYGFSLVYSGNFLAHVEVDQFHTTRASIGLNPFDFSWKVEPGDFFQTPEVVLVYSSEGLGEMSRTYNELYRTRLCRGTFRDLVRPILLNNWEATYMKFTAEKIMEIAKAGKEVGIELFVLDDGWFGKRDNDKSSLGDWVVNKRKLPNGLANLADKILNLGMEFGLWFEPEMVSVDSDLYRDHPDWCLHVPNRKRSEGRNQLVLDLSRKEVCDYIIQAVSTVLASAPITYVKWDMNRHMTEIGSEKLPKDKQRETAHRYMLGLYYVLEKMITKFPHVLFESCSGGGGRFDPGMLYYMPQTWTSDNTDAISRLKIQYGTSLVYPVISMCSHVSSVPNHQVQRVTSLAIRGHVAMAGNLGYELDLTKLSPQEKDEIKQQINLYKEIRHVVQFGDFYRLLNPFEGNESAWMFVSKDKSEVVMGYFKVLAEPNAPFVRLQLKGLNPDFLYKHIETGKVYGGDELLYVGIALPMLKGDFTSVFWRFRTVEIHLNA, encoded by the coding sequence ATGGTTATACACTTTGATTCAGATCAACAGGTTTTCCATTTACAAGGAAAGGATACAAGCTATTGCATGCAAATAGTGGGAAGTGGGTTTTTAACCCATTTGTATTGGGGGAAAAAGATTACTAGTTATCATGGTAGCAACCCCATTTTATTTGCAAACCGCAGATTCTCTCCGAATCCAGACCCCTCTGATCGAACATTTTCACTTGATACGCTTCCGCAAGAGTATCCTGCCTATGGAAATACCGATTTTCGAGCCCCAGCCTATCAAATACAATTAGAAAATGGATCGACAATAACAGATCTACGCTATAAGAAATATTTTATTTATAAAGGGAAACAGAAACTAGCGGGACTTCCTGCTACCTATATTGAGAATGATCATGAGGCAGAATCAATAGATATTTTTTTGGAAGATTCATTAATTGGTTTAAGCGTTATTCTTACATATACCGTTTTTGAAAGTTACAATGTGATTACTCGATCTGTCCGTTTTCAAAATCAAGGTAGGGAACAGTTAAAAATAATCAGAGCATTAAGTGCAAATATAGATTTTCGTGATGATCAATTTGATTTTTTGACGCTTTATGGTGCACATATTAATGAACGTAATATCGAAAGACGCCCGGTTTCCCCCGGGAATCAATCGATCGAAAGCCGCCGTGGGGCAAGCAGCCACCAACAAAATCCATTTTTTGCTTTGCTTCGAAAAGATGTCACTGAAGACCATGGAGATGTTTATGGGTTTAGTCTTGTATATAGTGGTAATTTTTTAGCACATGTGGAAGTGGATCAATTCCATACAACACGGGCATCGATAGGTTTAAATCCGTTTGATTTTAGTTGGAAAGTAGAACCAGGTGATTTTTTTCAAACACCTGAAGTGGTATTGGTTTACTCGAGTGAAGGGTTGGGCGAAATGAGTCGAACCTACAATGAATTATACAGAACTCGTTTATGTAGAGGAACATTCCGTGATCTAGTCAGACCGATTCTACTAAATAATTGGGAAGCCACTTACATGAAATTTACTGCTGAAAAAATTATGGAAATTGCAAAGGCAGGGAAAGAAGTAGGAATTGAGTTGTTCGTTCTTGATGATGGCTGGTTTGGCAAAAGGGATAATGATAAAAGCTCTCTCGGGGATTGGGTGGTGAATAAACGAAAGCTTCCAAATGGATTAGCTAATTTAGCGGATAAAATTCTAAATTTAGGAATGGAGTTTGGTTTATGGTTTGAACCGGAAATGGTCTCTGTTGATAGTGATCTTTATCGTGACCATCCAGACTGGTGTTTGCACGTGCCAAATCGAAAGCGTTCAGAAGGTAGAAATCAATTAGTTCTCGATCTTTCCAGAAAAGAAGTGTGTGATTATATTATCCAAGCTGTCTCAACTGTTTTAGCAAGTGCACCGATAACGTATGTAAAATGGGACATGAATCGCCATATGACGGAAATTGGATCAGAGAAATTGCCGAAAGATAAGCAACGAGAAACAGCTCACCGCTATATGCTTGGCCTGTACTATGTATTAGAGAAAATGATAACAAAATTCCCGCATGTTTTATTTGAAAGTTGTTCAGGCGGAGGCGGCCGTTTTGACCCAGGTATGCTTTATTACATGCCGCAAACATGGACTAGTGATAACACTGACGCAATTTCTCGTTTAAAAATACAATATGGAACAAGTCTAGTTTACCCTGTGATTTCAATGTGCTCCCATGTCTCATCTGTTCCAAATCATCAAGTACAACGAGTTACATCACTTGCCATTAGAGGTCATGTTGCGATGGCAGGGAACCTTGGTTATGAGCTTGATCTAACAAAATTATCACCTCAAGAAAAAGATGAAATTAAACAGCAAATCAATTTATATAAAGAGATCCGTCACGTTGTTCAATTTGGGGATTTTTACCGGCTACTTAACCCATTTGAAGGAAATGAATCGGCATGGATGTTTGTTTCGAAGGACAAATCAGAAGTAGTGATGGGTTATTTTAAAGTATTAGCAGAACCAAATGCACCATTTGTTCGCCTACAGTTAAAAGGCTTAAATCCTGATTTCCTCTATAAGCACATAGAAACAGGAAAAGTATATGGTGGGGATGAATTACTGTACGTTGGAATCGCTCTTCCAATGTTAAAAGGGGATTTTACGAGTGTTTTCTGGCGGTTTAGAACAGTGGAGATTCACTTAAATGCATAA
- a CDS encoding HAD family acid phosphatase, which yields MKFGFDIDDTLINLREHAFHLYNKKLNKNVGLDIFHSLKTVEIHEPFGLTAIEGGRMWNSLLDEIYYTSCPPFPYAVETLNTLVKRGHEIFYVTARPKEHGERTKQWMIERGFPVLDDRFFYGMKDEDKVHIIEELGIDYFFDDKPAVLETLVDKPVKAYARSNSYNQHLDVPRITSWSELVDIIKETDR from the coding sequence GTGAAATTTGGATTTGATATAGATGATACTTTAATTAACCTGAGAGAACACGCTTTTCATTTATATAATAAAAAGTTAAACAAAAATGTAGGACTGGATATTTTTCATTCTTTAAAAACGGTTGAGATTCATGAACCCTTTGGTTTAACGGCTATTGAGGGTGGGAGGATGTGGAATAGCCTGCTTGATGAGATTTATTATACATCATGCCCACCATTTCCCTACGCAGTTGAGACTTTAAATACCCTAGTAAAACGGGGCCATGAGATCTTTTATGTTACAGCACGGCCAAAAGAACATGGCGAACGGACTAAACAGTGGATGATAGAAAGAGGGTTTCCTGTTCTAGATGATCGTTTCTTTTATGGAATGAAAGACGAAGATAAGGTCCATATTATCGAAGAACTAGGAATCGACTATTTCTTTGACGATAAGCCTGCGGTTCTCGAGACGTTGGTGGACAAGCCGGTAAAGGCTTATGCAAGGAGCAATTCGTATAATCAGCATCTTGATGTACCAAGGATCACTAGCTGGTCGGAATTGGTGGATATAATAAAGGAAACTGACAGGTGA
- a CDS encoding sugar kinase, with amino-acid sequence MQQLDVVTFGEAMAMFIANEPGALHEVDQYTRELAGAETNVAIGLARLGFKSGWVSKVGSDPFGKFIIQRLQKENVNIDQVFFDVNCPTGFQMKSKVLVGDPEVQYFRKGSAASHMNAGDFHEEYFKQARHMHMTGIPLALSSHTRAFAEYALSYMKKIGNTVSFDPNLRPSLWTSKEEMIEVTNKIAIEANVVLPGITEGEILTGYKNPRDIASFYLDKGVELVVIKLGESGAFYKNLREEGTVNPFEVKEVVDTVGAGDGFAVGLISGLLESLSIQEAVLRGNAIGSLAVQSPGDNDGYPTRNQLNEFMQKNTQGVK; translated from the coding sequence ATGCAGCAGCTAGATGTTGTAACCTTTGGCGAGGCGATGGCGATGTTTATTGCAAATGAGCCAGGCGCATTACACGAAGTGGACCAATATACGAGAGAATTGGCAGGTGCTGAAACCAATGTTGCGATTGGTTTGGCAAGACTTGGTTTCAAGTCTGGATGGGTAAGTAAGGTTGGATCAGATCCTTTCGGTAAATTCATTATTCAAAGGCTGCAAAAAGAAAACGTTAACATTGACCAAGTCTTTTTCGACGTAAACTGTCCAACTGGCTTTCAAATGAAATCAAAAGTGTTGGTTGGAGATCCGGAAGTGCAATATTTTAGAAAGGGCTCTGCTGCCAGTCACATGAATGCAGGCGACTTCCACGAAGAGTATTTTAAACAAGCAAGGCACATGCATATGACTGGCATTCCATTAGCACTTTCCAGCCATACAAGAGCCTTTGCTGAATATGCTTTATCCTATATGAAAAAAATAGGAAATACCGTTTCATTTGATCCGAACTTAAGACCGAGTCTTTGGACTTCAAAAGAGGAAATGATTGAAGTAACAAATAAAATCGCAATCGAGGCAAATGTAGTTCTGCCAGGGATCACAGAAGGTGAAATTTTAACCGGTTATAAAAATCCTCGGGATATTGCTTCTTTTTATTTAGATAAAGGGGTCGAACTTGTGGTAATCAAGCTCGGCGAAAGTGGTGCCTTTTATAAAAATTTGCGTGAAGAAGGAACTGTAAATCCATTTGAGGTGAAAGAAGTCGTTGATACCGTTGGAGCAGGAGATGGATTTGCGGTCGGATTGATTAGTGGATTACTTGAAAGTCTCTCGATACAAGAGGCCGTTTTAAGAGGAAATGCTATCGGTTCACTTGCGGTTCAATCACCAGGAGATAATGATGGTTACCCAACTCGCAATCAATTAAATGAATTTATGCAAAAAAATACACAAGGAGTGAAATAG
- the ribD gene encoding bifunctional diaminohydroxyphosphoribosylaminopyrimidine deaminase/5-amino-6-(5-phosphoribosylamino)uracil reductase RibD, with protein sequence MNEHVLYMKLALENARAMKGQTDPNPLVGSVIVNDNRIVGFGAHMKAGEPHAEIHALHMAGEKAQGGTIYVTLEPCSHHGRTGPCAEAIVRAGLKKVVVATLDPNPLVSGRGVEILRNAGIEVVVGICEEDSRRMNEVFNKYIVSKRPFVTLKSAVTLDGKVATSTSDSKWITSEDARKEVHQLRNENAGILVGVNTVIADDPELTTRIPNGRNPIRIILDSTLRIPVASKVVTDLKAPTWIFTTKNYDVDKKQKLENAGIKVFVTSGTKHVDLQETLEILGENFISSLLIEGGGEINASFMENKLIDKLVLYIAPKVIGGKNAPSFLQGIGAMKMSEAIEFADVSFTQVGKDYKFTGYPLYRAE encoded by the coding sequence ATGAATGAGCATGTGCTCTATATGAAGCTAGCACTTGAAAATGCCAGAGCAATGAAGGGACAGACAGATCCCAATCCACTTGTTGGCTCTGTTATTGTAAATGATAATCGGATTGTTGGATTTGGCGCGCATATGAAAGCAGGGGAACCGCACGCAGAGATTCATGCCCTTCATATGGCGGGTGAAAAAGCACAAGGTGGAACTATTTATGTGACGCTTGAGCCCTGTTCCCATCATGGGAGAACGGGTCCTTGTGCTGAGGCAATTGTTCGGGCGGGGCTTAAGAAAGTAGTTGTTGCAACGCTAGACCCAAATCCACTTGTATCAGGACGGGGTGTTGAAATCCTGAGAAACGCTGGTATTGAGGTAGTTGTTGGTATCTGTGAGGAAGATTCACGAAGGATGAATGAAGTATTCAATAAATATATTGTCTCTAAACGCCCGTTCGTTACGTTGAAGTCCGCTGTTACGTTGGATGGAAAAGTTGCTACTTCAACATCTGATAGCAAATGGATTACATCTGAGGATGCTAGAAAAGAAGTACATCAGCTTCGCAATGAAAATGCTGGTATTTTGGTTGGTGTGAATACTGTGATTGCCGATGATCCAGAGCTAACGACTCGCATTCCCAATGGGCGGAATCCGATCCGGATCATTTTAGATTCGACTTTACGCATTCCAGTAGCTTCAAAAGTTGTAACAGACCTAAAAGCACCTACATGGATTTTTACAACAAAAAATTATGATGTTGATAAAAAACAGAAGTTAGAGAATGCTGGGATAAAAGTATTCGTCACTAGTGGTACAAAGCATGTGGATTTGCAAGAAACGTTAGAAATTTTGGGTGAGAATTTTATTTCTTCTCTTTTGATTGAAGGGGGCGGAGAAATAAATGCTTCCTTTATGGAAAATAAACTCATTGATAAACTTGTTCTTTATATTGCGCCAAAAGTGATTGGTGGAAAAAATGCTCCAAGCTTTTTACAAGGTATAGGGGCCATGAAAATGAGTGAAGCAATTGAGTTTGCTGATGTATCTTTCACTCAGGTAGGTAAAGATTACAAATTTACCGGATATCCTCTTTACAGAGCAGAATAA